The genomic segment TTTGCAACAAAATAATCTAGAACGCATCCGTGCAGAGTACAACGTTAAGCACTGGAGCCAAGGTTTTTACGGTATTGATGATAATGGAGAAGTGTATGTTTCTCCCTCGAGTGAAGATCACCAAATCCCCTTAAGTCACATCGTTAAGCAACTGGAACAGCAGCAAATTGGACTGCCTGCCTTGGTTCGCTTTCCTCAAATTGTTCATCAGAGAGTTCACAATATCTGTGATGCATTTAATCAGGCGATTGAAGAGTACGATTACGATAATCACTATCTATTGGTCTACCCAATCAAGGTCAACCAGCAGAAAGAGGTCGTGGATGAGATCTTGGCAAGCCAAGCGAAACTGGAGCAAAAACAGCTCGGTTTAGAAGCGGGAAGCAAGCCGGAACTGTTAGCGGTACTCGCACTGGCGCAAAAAGCCAGCTCTGTGATTGTGTGTAATGGCTATAAAGATCGAGAATATATCCGTTTAGCTCTGATTGGTGAAAAGCTAGGGCATAAAGTCTTCATTGTGCTTGAAAAGTTATCTGAGCTCGATTTAGTGCTGCAAGAAGCCAAAGCAATGGGAGTTAAACCTCGCCTTGGCCTGCGTATTCGACTCGCTTCCCAAGGGGCAGGCAAATGGCAAGCCAGTGGTGGTGAGAAGTCCAAGTTTGGCTTGTCCGCATCACAAGTCCTTACCGTATTAGACAAACTCAAAGCCGAAGGGGAGTTAGACGCACTTGAGTTAGTGCATTTCCACCTTGGTTCGCAAATGGCGAATATTCGCGATGTACGCAACGGCGTGAGTGAGGCGGCACGTTTCTATTGTGAGTTGCGTGATAACGGCGCACAGCTGAAGTATCTTGATGTCGGCGGTGGCTTAGCGGTTGACTACGACGGTACGCGCAGTCAGTCCTCCAACTCAATGAACTACGGATTGCGAGAGTATGCGCGCAATATCGTTACCACGGTGGGGGACATCTGCCAGCTTTATCAGCAGCCGATGCCAGTGATCATCTCAGAATCGGGTCGTTCCCTTACCGCTCATCACGCTGTGTTGATTACCAATGTGATTGGCACTGAAACCTATATCCCGGAAGATGTTATCGCCCCTGATGAGGATGCGCCACTCCTACTTCACAACATGTGGGATAACTTCCTGTCTGTTCGTGATGGTAATGATGACAGAGCCTTGATCGAAGTTTATAACGGCACCCAAAATGATGTGGCTGAGGTGCATAACCAGTTTGCGGCGGGCATGGTTAATCTGCAACACCGAGCGTGGGCAGAGCAGTTGTCACTTAGAATCAACTATGAGTTGAGCTTGGCGATGAATACCAAGAACCGCTATCACCGACCTATTTTGGATGAATTGAGTGAGCGCCTAGCGGATAAGTTCTTTGTTAACTTTTCACTGTTCCAATCGTTGCCGGACGCTTGGGGTATTGATCAAGTGTTCCCTGTGCTGCCACTGAGCGGCTTAGATTGCGTAGAAGAAAAACGCGCGGTAGTGCTGGATATTACCTGTGACTCAGATGGTGCGATTGACCAATACGTCGATGGGCAAGGTATCGAGACGACATTGCCAGTCCCCGCATGGAACCCAAATGAGCCGTATTTGATGGGGTTCTTCCTCGTCGGAGCATATCAAGAGATATTGGGTGATATGCACAACTTGTTTGGTGATACCCACAGTGTGGTGGTTAATGTTGACGAACAAGGTCAGGCGAACATTGATTTCATCAACCAAGGCGATACGGTAGAAGATATGATGCGTTACGTGCATATCGACGTAGAACTTATCCGTAGCCACTATCGCGAAATGGTCGCAAGCCGTGTTCCGGCCGATGAGCAGCAAGATGTACTGAATGAATTAGAGCAGGGCTTGGTGGGTTACACCTATCTTGAGGACTTCTAATGAACGATCTATTTTCAAAAACAGATTACTCCTTGTACTCCAATGCGATGACCTTTATGCGTCGTCCTTTGGTACCAGATCCAACCACAAGCGACGCTGATGTAGTGGTATTAGGTGTGCCGTTTGATATGGCGACGTCAGGTCGCTCAGGCGCACGATTCGGACCTGATGGAATGCGTCGAGCCTCGGTTAACTTGTCGTGGGAAAGCAAAAAATTCCCATGGGATTTTAACCTATTCGACCATACTAGCGTGATCGATGCCGGCGATCTGGTGTTCGACACGGGCGATGCGGAAGATCTCACTCAGCGATTGGAAGCCGCTTGTGATGCCATTTTAGCGAGTGGTAAAACCTTGCTGGCTTTCGGTGGTGATCACTTTATTACCTTGCCGCTGTTGCGCTCTTATCATAAAAAGCATGGCGAAATGGCCCTGATTCACTTTGATGCGCATACCGACACGTATCCACACGGAAGCCGCTTCGATCACGGTACTATGTTTTACCACGCACCTAATGAAGGGCTTATTTCGCCCGAGCATTCGGTGCAGATAGGTATTCGTACCGAATACAGCCGAGAAGGGCATCGTTTTCAGGTGATTAATGGCATGCAAGCCAATGATATGTCAGCCGATGAGATTGTTGCGCAGATCAAACAAACCGTGGCCGGTAAACCCGTTTACCTCACCTTTGATATTGATTGTCTTGACCCAGCCTTTGCACCGGGAACAGGTACGCCGGTTTGCGGCGGTATCAACACCGATAAAGCATTGAAGATTCTTCGCGGTCTTAAGGGCATCGATATTGTTGGTATGGATGTGGTTGAAGTAGCACCTGCCTACGATCAGAGCGATGTCACGGCGTTAGCGGGTGCGACCATTGCTTTGGAGATGCTGTACCTTTGGACAGCGAGTCATTCAAAAGTGAAATAGTGACATACAAGCCCTGTTACTCTTTTTGCTCATTAGACTCTTGCTCATTAGTGTTGTTGCACATTAGAGCTCTTGCTGGTTAGAGATATGTCTTATGAGCGGAATGGATAGTAACAGGGTTTTGGTTGAATTACGCTTGAGTTTTAGCTGCGATAAGCAAGTCGGCAAATTCGGCAAAACCAAAACCGCCATTGCTTTGGGTAATGTAGCTTGGCGCTGTGGTTAGCTGGTTGAGTATCGGTCGAATGTTATTGACACCAACGGTCAATGGTAGCCACTCAAACATGGTCTGATCATTTAGGGAATCACCGATATAGCAGATTTTCGATAAGTCACTATGCTGATGCTGCTCAAGATACCGTTGAGTGGTGGCTCGCTTGCTATGTTCGCCAACCCAAGCATTGATATGGATTGAGCTTGGCATCGCTGTTACGGATTGCCCATCAATTTTAAGACAAGCGATCTTGTTAAGTAATTCATTGATTATGTTCGATTCCAGCATAGGACGGTCTTGCCCGATATTGATGGCCACATCAGAAAATCGAAACGGCTGATCGCTGGCAAGGGTAATCTCAGGATAGTGTGACAATATATCGCTAACCGCTTGTTTGAGTTGCTGCTGCTGCGCTCTCATGGTGTCGAGAGGGAGTGGCGAATGAATCTTTAGTCCATCGATCTGCTTCTGCATCCAGAAAGCACCATTCTCTCCAATAACGCCGTGCACCGGCCACAGCTTCGCGATTTGATCGCACCATCCTGCACAAGCTCCGGTGACGGCGACAACCTTGATGCCAATTTGTTTAAGGCGAGCCAATGCTGTGAAAGTTTCATGTGGCATCGCCCCTTGCCAAGTTAGTGTGTCGTCGACATCGGTAAATAACCACTCTATGGTTTTTGCTTCGGCTAGGGTGAGTTGGTTTAGTGATTTAGGCATGCTGGACTTCTTTTGCATCAATGACTCGCGAGTAAGTGAGTGTTTGCTTCAGTTTAATACGCTTTTCCGTACTGGTATCAAACAGGTGTATATGTTCTGGTTTTATCTCAACACCATATCGGTCGCCAATAGCAATCTTAGCGTGCCCATCGGCTCGTATAACCAGATTTTGTTGACTGCTATCGAGAGTGCGACAGTAAAGGAGTAGATCGGCACCTAGGGCTTCGATTAATTCCACTTCAACCTGTAACCAAGAGGTCGTGGTCGTCAGTTGGAGGTGCTCAGGTCTTAAGCCAAGTTTTACTGCGCCAAGTTCGAGAGGGTGAGTGTTACAAGTTAGACTGACGTTGCCAACATCAATGCCGTTGGGGGTAATTGTTGCATCCACAATATTCATGGCAGGGGAACCCATAAACGTTGCGACAAACAGTGAAGCAGGTTGGTCGTATATCTCTAGTGGTGAACCGACTTGCTCGACATTACCTTTGTTAAGGACCACTAGTTTATCGGCGAGAGTCATCGCCTCTACTTGATCGTGAGTGACGTAGACCGAGGTGGTGTTGAGTCTTCGTTGTAAGCGTTTGATCTCCAGACGCATCTGGACTCTTAGCTTAGCGTCAAGGTTGGAAAGAGGTTCATCAAATAGAAACACTTTGGGCTCACGTACAATCGCTCGTCCCATCGCAACTCTTTGACGCTGACCACCAGAAAGCTGTTTGGGTTTTCGGTCTAACAGGTGAGCCAATTCCAACATTGTTGCGGCTTCATTGACGAGACGTTCAATCTCGGGCTTAGGGGTTTTGCGGTTTTTTAGACCGTAAGCCATGTTGTCATACACGGTCATATGAGGGTACAGAGCGTAGTTTTGGAACACCATAGCGATATCGCGCTCTCCAGGCTCTAACTGATTGACCACCTTGTCATCGATGGTCAGCGTTCCGGAAGTGATGGTTTCTAAACCCGCTAACATGCGCAACAGAGTCGACTTACCGCAACCACTTGGACCCACTAGAACGACCATTTGACCATCATCAATGGTCAGATTGAGATCGTGAATCGCTTGGTAGCCGTTGGGATAACATTTGGCGATATTATTAAGCATTAATGTAGACATTTATTTCTCCGAATCTACCAAGCCTTTAACGAATGCTTTTTGCATCGCTAAGACAACAATTACAGGGGGAAGCATGGCAATGATGGTGGTTGCCATAATCTTGTTCCATTCAATGACGCCGTCGACCACACCCAACATCTGTTTGATGCCCATGACGATGGTGTAGTACTGAGCGTCCGTTGTGATCAGCAACGGCCATAAGTATTGGTTCCAGCCGTAGATGAAGGTGATCACAAATAACGCTGCGATATTGGTGCGTGACAGTGGTAACAAGATATCGATAAAGAACTTAATGGGTCCTGCGCCATCAATACGTGCCGCCTCGACCAATTCCGCGGGAATCGTCATAAAAAATTGGCGAAACAAAAACGTGGCTGTCGCGCTGGCAATCAATGGAATGGTTAAGCCCGAAAATGAGTTGAGCATGTTGAGATTAGTGATCACCTCAAAGGTTGGCATGATGCGCACCTCAACCGGTAGCATCAGGGTGAAGAAGATCATCCAAAACGCCAACATACGACCGGGGAAGCGAAAGAACACCACGGAATAAGCCGATAGTATCGAGATAGTTAATTTACCTATCGTGATACATAGCGCCATGATTAACGAGTTCACTAGCATGCTAGTGATAGGTAATGCATTGTTATTAAAAGAACTCTCATTGCTCAACAACTCGCCAAACACACTCAATCCCAGATCACCAAACCAGAGTGGTGTACCAGTAGCAAATACGGTGTTGTCGTGTGTGGTCGCCACTAGGGCAATCCAAACAGGCAGAGCAATAGAGACAATGCCAACAATCAAAATGAGATGGCAAAATAGATTAAATAGCGGACGTCTTTCGACCATTAGTAAGCCACCTTTTTTTCAATATATTTAAATTGGAACACCGTTAATATCGCGACTAACGCCATCAGAATGACCGACTGCGCCGCTGATGAACCTAAATCGAGCCCGATAAAGCCATCGTTATAAACCTTGTACACAAGGGTTGAAGTGCTGTTACTCGGTCCGCCTTGGGTCATGGCGTGAATAATGGCGAAAGTGTCAAAGAAGGCGTAGACAAAGTTGACGACCAGCAGGAAAAAACTGGTCGGTGAAATCAACGGGAAGCTAATCGTGAGAAAGCGCTTGACCGGTCCGCTGCCATCAATAGCAGCCGCCTCGATCAATGATTTAGGTACGGATTGCAAAGCCGCAAGGAAAAACAGAAAGTTGTAGCTGATCTGTTTCCATGTCGACGTGATGATCACCATCCACATAGCGTGGCTGCCATTTAACGTTGGGTTCCAGTTAACGCCAAAGTGGTTCAAAATCTCGCTAATGACGCCAATCGTGGGATCAAATAGGAACAGCCACAATGAGCCTGCGACGACGGGTGCAACAGCATAAGGCCAAATTAAAAATGTTCGATAGGCGGTGGCGCCGCGTACGATGTGCTC from the Vibrio hippocampi genome contains:
- the speA gene encoding biosynthetic arginine decarboxylase, with protein sequence MQQNNLERIRAEYNVKHWSQGFYGIDDNGEVYVSPSSEDHQIPLSHIVKQLEQQQIGLPALVRFPQIVHQRVHNICDAFNQAIEEYDYDNHYLLVYPIKVNQQKEVVDEILASQAKLEQKQLGLEAGSKPELLAVLALAQKASSVIVCNGYKDREYIRLALIGEKLGHKVFIVLEKLSELDLVLQEAKAMGVKPRLGLRIRLASQGAGKWQASGGEKSKFGLSASQVLTVLDKLKAEGELDALELVHFHLGSQMANIRDVRNGVSEAARFYCELRDNGAQLKYLDVGGGLAVDYDGTRSQSSNSMNYGLREYARNIVTTVGDICQLYQQPMPVIISESGRSLTAHHAVLITNVIGTETYIPEDVIAPDEDAPLLLHNMWDNFLSVRDGNDDRALIEVYNGTQNDVAEVHNQFAAGMVNLQHRAWAEQLSLRINYELSLAMNTKNRYHRPILDELSERLADKFFVNFSLFQSLPDAWGIDQVFPVLPLSGLDCVEEKRAVVLDITCDSDGAIDQYVDGQGIETTLPVPAWNPNEPYLMGFFLVGAYQEILGDMHNLFGDTHSVVVNVDEQGQANIDFINQGDTVEDMMRYVHIDVELIRSHYREMVASRVPADEQQDVLNELEQGLVGYTYLEDF
- the speB gene encoding agmatinase — protein: MNDLFSKTDYSLYSNAMTFMRRPLVPDPTTSDADVVVLGVPFDMATSGRSGARFGPDGMRRASVNLSWESKKFPWDFNLFDHTSVIDAGDLVFDTGDAEDLTQRLEAACDAILASGKTLLAFGGDHFITLPLLRSYHKKHGEMALIHFDAHTDTYPHGSRFDHGTMFYHAPNEGLISPEHSVQIGIRTEYSREGHRFQVINGMQANDMSADEIVAQIKQTVAGKPVYLTFDIDCLDPAFAPGTGTPVCGGINTDKALKILRGLKGIDIVGMDVVEVAPAYDQSDVTALAGATIALEMLYLWTASHSKVK
- a CDS encoding HAD-IIB family hydrolase, with product MPKSLNQLTLAEAKTIEWLFTDVDDTLTWQGAMPHETFTALARLKQIGIKVVAVTGACAGWCDQIAKLWPVHGVIGENGAFWMQKQIDGLKIHSPLPLDTMRAQQQQLKQAVSDILSHYPEITLASDQPFRFSDVAINIGQDRPMLESNIINELLNKIACLKIDGQSVTAMPSSIHINAWVGEHSKRATTQRYLEQHQHSDLSKICYIGDSLNDQTMFEWLPLTVGVNNIRPILNQLTTAPSYITQSNGGFGFAEFADLLIAAKTQA
- a CDS encoding sn-glycerol-3-phosphate import ATP-binding protein UgpC; this translates as MSTLMLNNIAKCYPNGYQAIHDLNLTIDDGQMVVLVGPSGCGKSTLLRMLAGLETITSGTLTIDDKVVNQLEPGERDIAMVFQNYALYPHMTVYDNMAYGLKNRKTPKPEIERLVNEAATMLELAHLLDRKPKQLSGGQRQRVAMGRAIVREPKVFLFDEPLSNLDAKLRVQMRLEIKRLQRRLNTTSVYVTHDQVEAMTLADKLVVLNKGNVEQVGSPLEIYDQPASLFVATFMGSPAMNIVDATITPNGIDVGNVSLTCNTHPLELGAVKLGLRPEHLQLTTTTSWLQVEVELIEALGADLLLYCRTLDSSQQNLVIRADGHAKIAIGDRYGVEIKPEHIHLFDTSTEKRIKLKQTLTYSRVIDAKEVQHA
- the ugpE gene encoding sn-glycerol-3-phosphate ABC transporter permease UgpE, which gives rise to MVERRPLFNLFCHLILIVGIVSIALPVWIALVATTHDNTVFATGTPLWFGDLGLSVFGELLSNESSFNNNALPITSMLVNSLIMALCITIGKLTISILSAYSVVFFRFPGRMLAFWMIFFTLMLPVEVRIMPTFEVITNLNMLNSFSGLTIPLIASATATFLFRQFFMTIPAELVEAARIDGAGPIKFFIDILLPLSRTNIAALFVITFIYGWNQYLWPLLITTDAQYYTIVMGIKQMLGVVDGVIEWNKIMATTIIAMLPPVIVVLAMQKAFVKGLVDSEK
- the ugpA gene encoding sn-glycerol-3-phosphate ABC transporter permease UgpA gives rise to the protein MSSPVVFNHRWLPIALITPQLIITLVFFIWPAGQAIFLSSQLEDAFGMSSEFVGLENFTNLMNDSYYLSSFFTTLQFSACVAILALVSALILSAFAEHIVRGATAYRTFLIWPYAVAPVVAGSLWLFLFDPTIGVISEILNHFGVNWNPTLNGSHAMWMVIITSTWKQISYNFLFFLAALQSVPKSLIEAAAIDGSGPVKRFLTISFPLISPTSFFLLVVNFVYAFFDTFAIIHAMTQGGPSNSTSTLVYKVYNDGFIGLDLGSSAAQSVILMALVAILTVFQFKYIEKKVAY